A window from Corynebacterium urealyticum DSM 7109 encodes these proteins:
- a CDS encoding FecCD family ABC transporter permease, which produces MASSADTRREPGKGAKASPLEGTKLAPARRVPTWVAWVVGLILLALVCYMALFMGAATLTRDEVWGSITHKLGIFASDSRPAPSLIRQSILFDLRIPRIVMGIFVGAGLAVAGASLQAITRNDLAEPYLLGVSYGASTGAVVALLLMPVSFALGLTGGAAIGALLSFGLLMLLLRGTGFVSTRVVLTGVLVGQFFSAITSLILVARGDAESVRGITFWLLGAMGASRANTMWIVLIAVVITSLLIWMMSRYLDAMSFGDETAKSMGVPVVGVRAAVLILVALMTAATVSAVGAIGFIGLLVPHAVRMIVGSAHARLIPLSALVGAILLVFTDALARSVFQPQEVPVGVFTALLGVPLFFFILNRGQRV; this is translated from the coding sequence ATGGCATCGAGCGCTGACACTCGCCGCGAGCCCGGAAAGGGCGCGAAGGCATCCCCCCTGGAGGGCACGAAGCTCGCACCCGCGCGCCGCGTGCCCACCTGGGTGGCGTGGGTCGTCGGGCTGATCCTGCTGGCCCTGGTCTGCTACATGGCCCTGTTCATGGGCGCGGCCACCCTGACTCGCGACGAGGTCTGGGGCTCGATCACCCATAAGCTCGGCATCTTCGCCAGCGATTCCCGCCCCGCACCCAGCCTGATCCGACAGTCGATTCTCTTTGACCTGCGCATTCCGCGCATCGTCATGGGGATCTTCGTCGGCGCGGGCCTCGCGGTCGCGGGTGCCTCGCTGCAGGCGATCACCCGCAACGATCTCGCGGAGCCGTACCTGCTGGGTGTCTCCTACGGTGCCTCCACCGGCGCGGTCGTGGCCCTGCTGCTCATGCCCGTCAGCTTCGCGCTGGGCCTGACCGGCGGCGCGGCCATCGGCGCCCTGCTGAGCTTCGGCCTGCTGATGCTCCTGCTGCGTGGCACGGGCTTCGTCTCCACCCGCGTGGTGCTCACCGGTGTGCTGGTCGGCCAGTTCTTCTCTGCCATCACTAGCCTCATCCTGGTCGCCCGCGGCGACGCGGAATCCGTCCGCGGCATTACCTTCTGGCTGCTGGGTGCGATGGGCGCCTCCCGCGCCAACACGATGTGGATCGTGCTGATCGCCGTGGTCATCACCAGCCTGCTGATCTGGATGATGTCCCGCTACCTGGACGCCATGAGCTTCGGTGACGAGACCGCGAAGTCGATGGGCGTGCCCGTCGTCGGTGTGCGCGCCGCTGTGCTGATCCTGGTCGCCCTCATGACGGCAGCGACGGTCTCCGCCGTCGGCGCGATCGGCTTCATCGGTCTGCTCGTGCCCCACGCGGTGCGCATGATCGTGGGTTCTGCTCACGCGCGCCTCATCCCGCTGTCTGCCTTGGTCGGTGCGATCCTGCTGGTGTTCACCGACGCGCTGGCCCGCAGCGTGTTCCAGCCGCAGGAGGTCCCGGTCGGTGTGTTCACCGCACTGCTGGGCGTGCCACTGTTCTTCTTCATCCTGAACCGGGGGCAGCGAGTATGA
- a CDS encoding ABC transporter ATP-binding protein gives MSIVEIQNVSITYHRKSTPTVANVDASFEAGTVTALVGPNGAGKSTLLKSVADVVDFDGEVMIDGAPLRSYSRREKVKQVAFVAQHGNANSELLVRQVVELSRMASKGPFARQTDEDHDAISHAVEHADVAHLMDRTWNTLSGGEQQRVQLARAISQSAKVLVLDEPTNHLDIHHQFRLMEQLRHLAADHNVCVIVAMHDLGLASRYCDQIVLLEDGALVKSGTPHEVFTPERLMSVFGIDAEITTVGGHLDLAVNSAVPNWKHHHEPKEDLAH, from the coding sequence ATGAGCATCGTCGAAATCCAGAACGTCTCCATCACCTACCACCGCAAGTCCACCCCGACGGTGGCCAACGTGGACGCCTCCTTCGAGGCGGGGACGGTCACCGCGCTGGTGGGGCCGAACGGTGCCGGTAAGTCCACCTTGCTGAAGTCCGTCGCCGACGTCGTGGACTTCGACGGCGAGGTCATGATCGACGGCGCCCCGCTGCGCAGCTACAGCCGACGCGAGAAGGTCAAGCAGGTCGCGTTCGTCGCCCAACACGGTAACGCGAACTCCGAGCTGCTGGTCCGGCAGGTCGTCGAACTGTCCCGGATGGCCTCCAAGGGGCCGTTCGCCCGGCAGACGGACGAGGACCACGACGCCATCTCGCATGCGGTGGAGCACGCGGACGTCGCTCATCTGATGGATCGCACGTGGAACACCCTGTCTGGCGGTGAGCAGCAGCGCGTCCAGCTGGCCCGCGCTATCTCGCAGAGCGCGAAGGTGCTGGTGCTGGACGAGCCGACGAACCACCTGGACATCCACCACCAGTTCCGCCTCATGGAGCAGTTGCGCCACCTCGCGGCCGATCACAATGTGTGCGTGATCGTCGCGATGCATGACCTGGGGCTGGCCTCCCGCTACTGCGACCAGATTGTGCTGCTGGAGGACGGCGCGCTCGTGAAGTCCGGCACCCCGCACGAGGTCTTCACCCCGGAGCGGCTGATGAGCGTGTTCGGGATCGACGCCGAGATCACCACGGTGGGCGGGCACCTGGACCTTGCGGTTAATAGCGCGGTGCCGAATTGGAAGCACCACCACGAGCCGAAGGAAGACCTCGCGCACTAA
- the guaA gene encoding glutamine-hydrolyzing GMP synthase produces MSSVNHQNHQPVLVVDFGAQYAQLIARRVREARVYSEVVPHTATIEEIKAKNPAAIVLSGGPSSVYADGAPALRPELLELGVPVFGICYGFQAMTHALGGTVSETGQREYGRTEVEILDDGGVLHAGLGSHKAWMSHGDAVSQAPEGFTVTAKSAGAPVAAFECLDRRMAGVQYHPEVMHSPHGQEVLERFLTEVAGLEQNWTASNIAEELIEQVREQIGEDGRAICGLSGGVDSAVAAAIVQRAVGDRLTCVFVDHGLLRAGEREQVENDFVAATGAKLVTVDEREAFLKRLDGVTDPEAKRKAIGAEFIRSFERAVAGVLADSPEGSTVDFLVQGTLYPDVVESGGGSGTANIKSHHNVGGLPDDVEFKLVEPLRQLFKDEVRAVGRELGLPEIIVARQPFPGPGLGIRIIGAVNEERLETLRAADKIAREELSAAGLDGEIWQCPVVLLADVRSVGVQGDGRTYGHPIVLRPVSSEDAMTADWSRIPYDVLEKVSTRITNEVAEVNRVVLDITSKPPGTIEWE; encoded by the coding sequence ATGAGCAGCGTGAATCACCAAAATCATCAGCCAGTCCTCGTGGTGGATTTCGGCGCGCAGTACGCACAGTTGATCGCGCGCCGCGTGCGTGAGGCTCGGGTCTACTCCGAGGTCGTTCCGCACACCGCCACCATTGAAGAAATCAAGGCCAAGAACCCTGCGGCCATCGTGCTGTCGGGTGGTCCGAGCTCGGTCTACGCCGATGGTGCACCGGCCCTGCGGCCGGAGCTGCTGGAGCTGGGCGTGCCGGTGTTTGGCATTTGCTACGGCTTCCAGGCCATGACGCACGCGCTCGGCGGCACCGTTTCCGAGACGGGGCAGCGCGAGTACGGTCGCACCGAGGTCGAGATCCTCGATGACGGCGGCGTGCTGCACGCGGGCCTGGGCTCGCACAAGGCCTGGATGAGCCACGGCGATGCGGTCTCGCAGGCCCCGGAGGGCTTCACCGTTACCGCGAAGTCCGCCGGTGCGCCGGTCGCCGCCTTCGAGTGCCTGGATCGCCGCATGGCCGGCGTGCAGTACCACCCGGAGGTCATGCACAGCCCGCACGGCCAGGAGGTGCTGGAGCGCTTCCTCACGGAGGTCGCGGGCCTGGAGCAGAACTGGACCGCCTCCAACATCGCCGAGGAGCTCATCGAGCAGGTTCGGGAGCAGATCGGTGAGGACGGCCGCGCCATCTGTGGCCTGTCCGGTGGCGTGGACTCCGCCGTGGCCGCTGCGATCGTGCAGCGCGCCGTCGGCGACCGCCTGACCTGTGTGTTCGTGGACCACGGTCTGCTGCGCGCAGGGGAGCGCGAGCAGGTGGAGAACGACTTCGTCGCCGCGACCGGCGCGAAGCTGGTCACCGTGGATGAGCGCGAGGCCTTCCTCAAGCGCCTGGACGGCGTGACCGACCCGGAGGCCAAGCGCAAGGCCATCGGTGCGGAGTTCATCCGCTCCTTCGAGCGCGCCGTCGCTGGCGTGCTGGCCGACTCCCCGGAGGGCTCCACCGTGGACTTCCTGGTCCAGGGCACCCTGTACCCGGACGTCGTCGAGTCCGGCGGCGGCTCCGGCACCGCGAACATCAAGAGCCACCACAACGTCGGTGGCCTGCCGGATGACGTCGAGTTCAAGCTGGTCGAGCCGTTGCGCCAGCTGTTTAAGGACGAGGTCCGCGCGGTGGGCCGCGAGCTCGGCCTGCCGGAGATTATCGTCGCCCGTCAGCCGTTCCCGGGCCCGGGCCTGGGCATCCGCATCATCGGCGCGGTCAACGAGGAGCGACTGGAGACGCTGCGCGCGGCGGACAAGATCGCCCGCGAGGAGCTCAGCGCCGCTGGCCTGGACGGCGAGATCTGGCAGTGCCCGGTCGTCCTGCTCGCGGACGTGCGCTCCGTGGGTGTGCAGGGCGACGGCCGTACTTACGGTCACCCGATCGTGCTGCGCCCGGTCTCCAGTGAGGACGCCATGACCGCCGATTGGTCTCGCATCCCTTATGACGTGCTGGAGAAGGTCTCCACCCGCATCACCAACGAGGTGGCGGAGGTTAACCGCGTGGTGCTGGACATCACCAGCAAGCCGCCGGGAACCATCGAATGGGAGTAA